In Cytobacillus oceanisediminis, the following proteins share a genomic window:
- a CDS encoding putative holin-like toxin, with product MGTFEVLSLMISFGMFVIAMLQFTDKDRDS from the coding sequence ATGGGTACCTTTGAAGTGTTGTCTTTGATGATCAGTTTCGGTATGTTTGTAATCGCCATGCTCCAGTTCACAGATAAAGACAGGGATTCATGA
- a CDS encoding ATP-binding protein, with product MSKRTGQISLVLISVLFTSYQSIFSHETFFTFDFFLFTCIAWFVGWQFDKSRYYAEKARASEKSYKLLLESLPVSVLIHKDFEILYANSAAVSVLSASDQGALIGRSLLDFIEMDYMGRLQERYQYIKAEKQLLNNIEYQVKRFDGTRRYFEVSSLYVEFEGEEAVLSIGADISDKKEEQEMLLQKSEKLALLGQMAAGIAHEIRNPLTSIKGFVQLFKSNSQKDEYFDIVLSELDRINGIVGEFLVLAKPTADIFEKQDLTKLINQVILLSSTQSILNNVEITVENNIHAPMIHCEKNQLKQVFLNIIKNAIEAMPGGGQLNIKVLKKTDNTISVQFIDQGVGISEDRISSLGEPFYTTKEKGTGLGLMICYKIIENHNGRLIVESKVGEGTKIEIELPYEGDSIHAESDQNGNTVLL from the coding sequence ATGAGTAAACGGACAGGTCAAATTTCACTTGTGCTTATTTCGGTTTTATTTACCTCTTATCAATCCATTTTCTCGCATGAAACGTTTTTTACTTTTGATTTTTTTCTATTTACATGTATTGCCTGGTTTGTCGGCTGGCAGTTTGACAAAAGCAGGTACTACGCAGAAAAAGCGCGGGCCAGCGAGAAGAGCTACAAATTGCTTCTGGAATCACTGCCGGTTTCCGTTCTCATACATAAGGACTTTGAAATTTTATATGCAAACTCTGCTGCTGTCAGCGTGTTATCGGCATCAGATCAAGGTGCATTAATTGGCAGGTCGCTTCTTGACTTTATCGAAATGGACTATATGGGCCGTTTGCAGGAAAGATATCAATACATTAAGGCAGAAAAGCAGCTTTTAAACAATATAGAATATCAGGTAAAACGCTTTGATGGAACCAGGAGGTATTTTGAAGTTTCATCACTTTATGTTGAATTTGAAGGGGAAGAGGCTGTTCTCTCGATTGGAGCAGATATTTCTGATAAAAAAGAGGAACAGGAAATGCTCCTGCAAAAATCAGAAAAACTGGCACTTCTCGGCCAGATGGCAGCCGGAATCGCACATGAAATCCGTAACCCTCTTACTTCTATCAAAGGGTTTGTCCAGCTCTTCAAGTCAAATAGCCAGAAAGATGAATACTTTGACATTGTACTTTCAGAACTGGACCGCATAAATGGAATCGTTGGCGAATTTTTAGTGCTTGCAAAACCGACTGCAGACATTTTCGAAAAACAGGACCTTACTAAATTAATCAACCAAGTGATTCTTTTGAGCAGCACCCAATCCATTTTAAACAATGTCGAAATAACAGTAGAAAATAATATTCATGCCCCAATGATTCATTGTGAAAAGAATCAACTGAAACAAGTTTTCCTTAACATTATTAAGAATGCCATTGAAGCAATGCCAGGCGGAGGCCAGTTAAACATTAAAGTCTTGAAAAAGACGGACAATACCATTTCCGTTCAATTCATCGATCAGGGTGTAGGCATATCAGAAGACCGGATTTCAAGTCTGGGAGAACCTTTCTATACGACAAAGGAAAAAGGAACCGGTCTGGGACTGATGATTTGCTATAAAATTATCGAAAACCATAATGGCCGCTTAATAGTCGAAAGTAAAGTTGGGGAAGGCACGAAGATTGAGATAGAACTCCCATATGAGGGGGATTCGATACATGCAGAAAGTGATCAAAACGGAAACACCGTTTTGCTTTAA
- the pdxA gene encoding 4-hydroxythreonine-4-phosphate dehydrogenase PdxA, translating into MSQTKPVVGITMGDAAGVGPEIILKSLADAEMYEISNPLVIGDKKILERAKSFVGSGLVIEAVKAEQLNEIPYKHGVVHCLDLDLLPEDLPIGQVSPEAGDAAFQYLAKAIEMAKENRIDAICTAPLNKEALQKGGHMYPGHTEILADLTNTKDYSMMLSAPNLRVIHVTTHVGIIDAVKMINPERVYHVLKLAHDTLKKAGIESPKIAVCGINPHAGENGLFGYGEEEEKVIPGVEKAQAEGIDAIGPLPADTLFFRAVRGDFDIVVAMYHDQGHGPVKVLGLDAGVNITVGLPIIRTSVDHGTAFDIAGKGIADEKSLMEAMRQAVELAPKKK; encoded by the coding sequence ATGAGTCAAACTAAACCAGTAGTAGGCATTACAATGGGGGATGCAGCGGGCGTAGGGCCGGAAATTATTTTAAAAAGCCTGGCAGATGCTGAAATGTATGAAATAAGCAACCCGCTTGTCATTGGTGATAAAAAAATTCTAGAGCGGGCCAAATCATTTGTTGGCAGCGGGCTTGTTATTGAAGCGGTAAAGGCAGAGCAGTTAAACGAGATCCCTTATAAGCATGGGGTAGTACATTGCCTTGATTTGGACCTTTTGCCGGAAGACCTTCCCATTGGTCAGGTATCTCCGGAAGCTGGAGACGCAGCATTCCAATATTTGGCTAAAGCGATCGAAATGGCAAAAGAAAACCGAATTGATGCGATCTGTACTGCACCTTTAAACAAGGAAGCATTGCAAAAGGGTGGCCATATGTATCCAGGTCATACAGAGATATTAGCGGATTTGACCAATACGAAAGATTATTCCATGATGCTATCCGCACCAAACTTAAGGGTTATCCATGTGACAACACATGTCGGAATTATTGATGCAGTTAAAATGATCAATCCTGAAAGAGTGTACCATGTGCTGAAGCTTGCCCATGACACTTTGAAAAAAGCGGGCATTGAATCACCTAAAATTGCTGTTTGCGGAATCAATCCTCATGCAGGTGAAAATGGATTATTCGGGTATGGCGAAGAGGAAGAAAAAGTCATTCCTGGAGTGGAGAAAGCACAGGCAGAGGGCATTGATGCTATAGGGCCGCTGCCAGCTGACACATTATTTTTCAGAGCTGTCCGCGGCGATTTTGATATTGTCGTAGCCATGTATCATGATCAGGGGCATGGGCCAGTTAAAGTATTAGGGCTGGATGCGGGGGTTAATATCACAGTCGGTCTTCCCATCATTCGTACAAGCGTTGATCACGGTACAGCCTTCGATATTGCCGGAAAAGGCATAGCTGACGAGAAAAGCTTAATGGAAGCCATGCGTCAGGCAGTAGAGCTTGCTCCTAAGAAGAAATAA
- a CDS encoding four-carbon acid sugar kinase family protein: protein MFEKFGIIADDLTGANDSGVQLAKKGLTATVMMDFTGKNIQSDPDVLIVDTDSRAKTQEEAYEAVEKAASLLLDKGYAHVYKKVDSTLRGNISVELAALEKVYRPEIVVIAPAFPKMNRTTVSGHHYVNGKLITETEFGRDPKTPVKESFLPHMLNKDAGKDIALLDLNLIRGDKADIFEFIESAVAAGKTWIVCDSEREEDLQLIAEIFTSLQKKTIWTGSGALVEYLPDALKLRSQYENAHEANNIRKTLTVSGSLSQVTKKQLTRIRELDQSYFAEINPVQLVNQSIDLEGVIEKIGQNQDNSHFVVYVDSSDQNRDAARIAGEAIGLSGKQIGERIAMGLGQIANRLVNKFPELDGLILTGGDIAKAACSELGIQEMELHTEIEPGLPFGRLRSKGKSYWAVTKAGGFGNEQSLVNAIHYMTRKVECNESN from the coding sequence GTGTTTGAAAAATTTGGAATTATAGCGGATGATTTAACGGGTGCTAATGATTCAGGAGTACAGCTGGCGAAAAAAGGGCTGACTGCCACTGTTATGATGGATTTTACCGGGAAAAACATTCAATCTGATCCTGATGTCTTAATTGTTGATACTGACAGCCGTGCAAAAACACAAGAAGAAGCATATGAAGCAGTGGAAAAAGCTGCTTCTCTTCTTTTGGATAAAGGCTATGCTCATGTCTATAAAAAAGTAGATTCAACTTTAAGAGGAAATATATCAGTTGAACTGGCAGCGCTTGAAAAGGTATATCGCCCGGAAATCGTTGTTATTGCCCCTGCGTTTCCAAAAATGAATCGTACAACGGTGTCTGGACATCATTATGTAAATGGTAAACTGATTACAGAAACAGAGTTTGGAAGGGATCCAAAGACACCTGTAAAGGAAAGCTTTCTTCCTCACATGTTAAATAAGGATGCAGGAAAGGATATTGCCCTGCTTGATCTGAATTTGATCCGCGGAGACAAAGCAGATATTTTTGAATTCATTGAAAGTGCTGTTGCGGCGGGGAAAACCTGGATTGTTTGCGACAGTGAAAGGGAAGAGGATCTCCAGTTAATTGCCGAGATTTTCACAAGCCTTCAGAAGAAAACTATTTGGACTGGCTCTGGAGCTCTAGTTGAATATTTACCCGATGCACTAAAGCTTAGATCTCAATATGAAAATGCTCATGAGGCTAATAACATCAGGAAAACACTCACAGTTTCAGGGAGTCTGTCACAGGTTACAAAAAAACAGCTTACCCGTATTAGAGAACTTGATCAATCTTATTTTGCAGAAATCAATCCTGTCCAATTGGTTAATCAATCAATAGATCTTGAAGGAGTCATTGAAAAAATTGGACAAAACCAGGATAATAGCCATTTTGTTGTTTATGTGGATTCTTCCGATCAGAACCGGGATGCAGCCCGTATAGCGGGAGAAGCAATAGGATTATCAGGAAAGCAAATTGGTGAAAGGATTGCCATGGGACTGGGGCAAATTGCAAACAGACTTGTAAATAAGTTCCCGGAACTCGACGGCTTGATTTTAACAGGCGGAGACATAGCAAAAGCTGCTTGTTCAGAATTGGGAATTCAGGAAATGGAGCTTCACACAGAAATAGAACCGGGTCTCCCATTTGGCCGGCTGCGCAGCAAGGGTAAAAGCTATTGGGCTGTTACAAAAGCAGGGGGATTCGGCAATGAGCAATCCCTGGTTAACGCAATACATTATATGACAAGAAAGGTTGAGTGCAATGAGTCAAACTAA
- a CDS encoding 2-keto-3-deoxygluconate permease, translated as MKFKATLERIPGGMMVVPLLIAAILNTFAPDLLRIGNFTEALFVDGASALIALFLLCTGAQINVKSFGVSIGKGATLLTTKWVVGVAFGLIAYMFAGENGLWLGLAPIAIIAAMTNSNGGLFVALVGQYGSKEDRAAYSLLALNDGPFLTMVALSIFGAMGFVDGMFSLQSFIAVLLPILVGMVLGNLDEEMRAFLDNGSSMLIPFFAFALGMGIDFGAIVEGGLSGIILGLLTVFVTGTAGYLVFKALKWNPIVGAAEGSTAGNAVATPAAIAAASAGFAQYAELATVQVAASTVTTAILLPLYIAFLVKRLERKGYEFKEGNLTKVNG; from the coding sequence ATGAAGTTCAAAGCAACTCTTGAACGTATTCCAGGCGGGATGATGGTAGTTCCGTTGCTAATTGCAGCAATACTTAACACTTTTGCACCTGATTTACTCCGTATCGGAAATTTTACTGAAGCATTGTTTGTAGACGGTGCATCAGCTTTAATCGCTTTATTCCTATTATGTACAGGTGCTCAAATTAACGTAAAGTCATTTGGTGTTTCAATTGGAAAAGGGGCAACCCTTTTAACTACTAAGTGGGTAGTTGGTGTGGCATTTGGTTTAATCGCTTACATGTTTGCAGGTGAAAACGGTCTATGGCTAGGCTTGGCTCCAATTGCGATTATTGCAGCTATGACTAACAGTAATGGCGGCCTATTCGTCGCACTTGTTGGCCAGTACGGAAGCAAGGAAGACCGTGCAGCTTATTCATTGCTGGCTCTAAATGACGGTCCGTTTTTAACAATGGTTGCTCTATCCATATTTGGTGCAATGGGCTTCGTAGATGGCATGTTCTCATTGCAATCATTCATTGCCGTACTGCTTCCAATCCTGGTAGGTATGGTATTGGGTAACCTGGATGAAGAAATGCGTGCATTCCTTGATAATGGAAGCTCCATGCTCATTCCATTTTTCGCTTTCGCCCTTGGAATGGGAATTGACTTCGGTGCAATTGTAGAAGGCGGTCTATCAGGTATTATTCTTGGTCTATTAACAGTATTCGTAACTGGTACAGCTGGATATCTAGTGTTTAAAGCGCTTAAGTGGAACCCAATTGTAGGTGCTGCTGAAGGCTCGACTGCCGGGAATGCGGTAGCAACACCAGCTGCCATTGCAGCAGCAAGTGCAGGTTTTGCTCAGTATGCTGAATTGGCTACAGTTCAAGTTGCGGCATCTACTGTGACAACCGCAATCCTGCTTCCGCTGTATATAGCGTTTTTGGTTAAGCGTCTAGAGAGAAAAGGCTATGAGTTTAAAGAAGGAAACCTGACGAAAGTTAATGGCTAA
- a CDS encoding sigma-54-dependent Fis family transcriptional regulator has protein sequence MKIKTLFIAPYPAMLPLIEECRKEEKDLDIKIATGNLGQALPHAKNAESEGIDMIISRGGTAKLVQQETNIPVIDIQVSGYDMLRVLTLANDFPGKKAIVGFSNITLGAKTITDILDIGIEVFTIQKEEEVEALVLELKSKGFELIMGDVVTVEAAAKAGLEGILIQSGREAIFDAFLKVKSVYHSFRRKQQENDLLRAIIKENTDNIIIFDSNAECVFEQWNTFSSPPILVRDLQSLVHRKGNAESVEMIEGIKEDMLKVQVSSLEIADEIYTQFIIKELNHMKSSSEDLNVESVSQLPMIIHESDAMKDCLAAISAGTNRNLWLLIGAAGTGKGLLARYIHYLKHRGAGLLLSIHAKEARRGLDPFDDDIRAIYVYGAEDISAEEKPHLFKQCQNWAESGKEVILSLSSEMQEFYSLLYNEETVRIYIPSLLERKDDIRALTAYFIAHFHQQYGTSAVKIREDAMELLEQYKWPGNTAELKAFLFDVLAAEKGYTISKESVLRQLNRKQRPVQIEDSLLNGTLDQIEKRIIEAVMEEENQNQTKVSKRLGINRSTLWRKLKQ, from the coding sequence ATGAAAATAAAGACATTATTTATTGCCCCTTATCCTGCTATGCTTCCATTAATTGAGGAATGCAGGAAAGAGGAAAAAGATTTGGACATTAAAATAGCAACTGGAAATCTGGGACAGGCACTCCCGCATGCGAAAAATGCCGAATCTGAAGGTATTGATATGATCATCAGCAGGGGTGGAACCGCAAAGCTGGTCCAGCAGGAAACAAATATCCCTGTTATTGATATTCAGGTATCCGGGTACGATATGCTTCGGGTGTTAACCCTTGCCAATGATTTTCCAGGTAAGAAAGCGATTGTGGGCTTTTCCAACATAACGCTTGGCGCCAAAACGATTACTGACATATTGGATATTGGTATAGAGGTTTTTACGATTCAAAAGGAAGAGGAAGTAGAAGCACTTGTTCTGGAACTGAAATCCAAGGGTTTTGAATTGATCATGGGTGACGTTGTAACTGTGGAAGCCGCTGCTAAAGCAGGGCTCGAGGGAATCCTGATACAATCCGGCCGTGAAGCTATCTTTGATGCATTCCTTAAAGTGAAATCGGTGTATCATTCTTTTCGCAGAAAACAGCAGGAAAATGACCTGCTTCGGGCAATTATTAAGGAGAACACTGACAATATTATCATTTTTGACAGTAATGCTGAATGTGTATTTGAACAATGGAATACTTTTTCTTCTCCTCCCATACTCGTAAGAGATTTACAGAGTCTTGTACACCGGAAGGGAAATGCAGAGTCCGTTGAAATGATTGAAGGTATTAAGGAAGATATGCTTAAAGTTCAGGTTTCAAGCCTTGAAATTGCCGATGAAATCTATACTCAATTTATTATTAAAGAGCTTAATCATATGAAGAGTTCTTCAGAAGATCTTAACGTGGAATCAGTGTCTCAGCTGCCGATGATCATCCATGAAAGTGACGCAATGAAAGATTGTCTGGCTGCTATATCTGCAGGAACAAACCGAAATTTATGGCTTTTAATTGGTGCTGCCGGCACTGGAAAAGGATTATTAGCACGCTATATCCATTACTTAAAGCATCGGGGGGCCGGTTTGCTGCTTTCTATACATGCAAAGGAAGCAAGAAGAGGTTTGGATCCCTTTGATGACGACATCCGAGCAATATATGTTTACGGGGCTGAGGACATATCAGCAGAAGAGAAACCCCATTTGTTTAAGCAGTGTCAGAATTGGGCAGAATCAGGGAAAGAAGTAATTCTATCCCTATCCAGTGAAATGCAAGAGTTCTATTCCCTTCTTTATAACGAAGAAACAGTTCGCATCTATATCCCCTCTTTATTAGAACGCAAGGATGATATAAGAGCTTTAACAGCTTACTTTATTGCACATTTTCATCAGCAGTATGGAACCTCCGCTGTAAAAATCAGGGAGGATGCGATGGAGCTGCTGGAGCAATATAAATGGCCTGGCAATACCGCTGAGCTGAAAGCATTCCTTTTTGATGTCTTAGCAGCTGAGAAAGGCTATACCATCAGTAAAGAGTCTGTTTTAAGACAGCTGAATCGCAAGCAGCGTCCTGTTCAAATTGAAGACAGTCTGTTAAATGGAACGTTGGATCAGATTGAAAAACGAATTATCGAAGCAGTTATGGAAGAGGAAAACCAAAATCAAACAAAGGTGTCAAAACGGTTAGGCATTAATCGGTCGACATTGTGGAGGAAGCTGAAACAGTAG
- a CDS encoding glutamate-5-semialdehyde dehydrogenase, translated as MELILKGKKAKKAAAELAKKTTQQKNHALELISGQLMQEKNFILAENEKDLEAGKKNGMSDALLDRLRLNEARLQDMADALLQLTHLDDPVGEVLSSWERPNGLTITQVRVPLGVVGMIYEARPNVTVDASSLCLKTGNAVMLRGSSTAIHSNKAIVKVIHHALEKSDLPPDAVQLIEDTSRETASGMFKLNEYLDVLIPRGGAKLIKTVVENSTIPVLETGAGNCHVYIDESADKEMAINIAINAKTQRPSVCNACETIIVHKEWDGLNELVLALKEKGVTIHGDEGVCGEKIIPAVEADWATEYLGLEVALKVAESVDEAIIHINRYGTSHSEAIVSSNPDNVEKFLNEVDAAAVYHNASTRFTDGFEFGFGAEIGISTQKLHARGPMGLPALTSTKYIVKGNGQIKK; from the coding sequence ATGGAATTGATTCTAAAAGGGAAAAAAGCGAAAAAGGCAGCTGCAGAGCTGGCGAAAAAAACTACACAGCAAAAGAATCATGCGCTTGAACTGATCTCAGGGCAGCTGATGCAGGAGAAGAATTTTATTTTAGCAGAAAATGAGAAAGACCTGGAAGCAGGAAAGAAAAATGGAATGAGTGATGCTTTGTTAGACCGTCTGCGTTTAAATGAAGCCCGTCTTCAGGATATGGCGGACGCATTACTCCAGCTTACTCACCTGGACGATCCGGTTGGTGAGGTCTTATCCTCATGGGAGCGTCCGAACGGACTCACCATTACACAAGTAAGGGTCCCGCTTGGCGTTGTGGGCATGATCTATGAAGCGCGTCCGAATGTCACGGTCGATGCATCCAGCTTATGTTTGAAGACTGGGAATGCTGTTATGCTCCGCGGAAGTTCTACTGCCATTCATTCCAATAAAGCAATTGTGAAAGTGATTCATCATGCCTTGGAAAAGAGCGACTTGCCGCCTGATGCCGTGCAGCTTATTGAGGATACGAGCCGGGAAACCGCTTCAGGGATGTTCAAACTGAACGAATACCTGGATGTCCTGATTCCGCGGGGAGGGGCAAAGCTAATTAAGACAGTTGTTGAAAATTCTACAATCCCAGTACTTGAGACAGGTGCAGGCAACTGTCATGTCTATATTGATGAAAGTGCTGATAAGGAAATGGCGATCAACATTGCCATCAATGCGAAAACACAGCGCCCATCCGTTTGCAATGCATGTGAAACGATCATTGTGCACAAAGAGTGGGATGGCCTGAATGAACTTGTGCTTGCACTAAAGGAAAAAGGGGTTACCATTCACGGCGATGAAGGTGTGTGCGGGGAAAAGATCATCCCAGCTGTGGAAGCAGATTGGGCCACTGAATATTTAGGCTTGGAAGTCGCATTGAAAGTGGCGGAAAGCGTGGATGAGGCAATCATTCATATTAACCGCTACGGCACCAGCCATTCTGAGGCCATTGTTTCTTCAAACCCTGATAATGTGGAAAAATTCCTGAATGAAGTCGATGCAGCGGCAGTTTATCATAATGCATCCACACGCTTCACGGATGGATTCGAGTTTGGGTTCGGCGCTGAAATCGGGATCAGCACACAAAAGCTCCATGCCCGTGGTCCGATGGGACTGCCGGCTCTGACTTCGACGAAATATATTGTTAAAGGGAATGGACAGATAAAGAAGTAA
- the proB gene encoding glutamate 5-kinase: MNGGLCIEKLEEHAAALSRLKEKGHEVILISSGAVAAGFADLGYPTRPVTIAGKQAAAAVGQGLLMQGYTEEFKKHGIVAAQLLLTRQNFLHKEQYQNAHATLSELLKRNVLPIINENDSVSIEELAFGDNDMLSALVSGLIQAQRLIILTDVNGIYDSNPRTNPAAKKFNYITEITDDLMNAAAGSGSKVGTGGMMTKLAAARTALALGLQVFIGVGNGTEKLIEILEGKGDGTYIGTSSQPSVKTSKQWLALHSVPNGKIEVDHGAAQAILTQGKSLLPAGVTTITGHFHVHDVVEVIGPKGDLIGKGQVNFSSDELWAIRGLSSSEAMQIAGSDRRVVIHRDHWVSQKRRETR, encoded by the coding sequence ATGAATGGCGGACTGTGTATTGAAAAGCTGGAGGAACACGCAGCTGCCCTTTCTCGGCTGAAAGAGAAGGGCCATGAAGTGATATTAATATCATCCGGAGCCGTCGCCGCAGGGTTTGCGGATCTTGGCTATCCTACCCGCCCGGTGACGATCGCCGGAAAACAGGCGGCCGCTGCTGTCGGTCAAGGGCTATTAATGCAGGGATATACCGAAGAATTTAAAAAGCATGGCATCGTAGCGGCGCAATTGCTGCTGACAAGACAAAACTTCCTGCATAAGGAGCAATACCAAAATGCACATGCAACATTGTCCGAACTATTGAAACGGAATGTTCTTCCGATCATTAATGAAAATGACTCAGTATCGATTGAAGAGCTGGCCTTTGGCGATAATGATATGCTGTCCGCACTTGTAAGCGGCCTGATTCAGGCACAGCGACTGATAATACTGACGGATGTGAACGGGATTTATGATTCAAATCCCCGTACGAATCCTGCTGCGAAAAAGTTCAATTATATAACAGAAATAACCGATGACTTGATGAATGCTGCAGCAGGGTCAGGTTCAAAAGTGGGAACCGGCGGAATGATGACGAAGCTCGCTGCTGCCAGGACAGCCTTGGCACTGGGTTTGCAAGTTTTTATAGGGGTTGGGAATGGTACGGAAAAGCTGATTGAAATCCTCGAAGGCAAAGGGGATGGGACTTATATTGGAACCAGCTCCCAGCCAAGTGTCAAAACCTCCAAGCAATGGCTTGCACTGCATTCTGTTCCTAATGGGAAAATCGAAGTGGATCACGGAGCTGCACAAGCTATATTAACTCAGGGGAAAAGCCTTCTGCCTGCAGGAGTGACCACCATTACCGGCCATTTTCATGTTCATGATGTCGTGGAAGTGATTGGACCCAAAGGAGATTTGATCGGCAAAGGGCAGGTTAATTTCTCATCCGATGAGCTGTGGGCTATTAGGGGGTTATCCAGTTCGGAAGCAATGCAGATTGCTGGAAGCGACCGCCGGGTTGTCATTCACCGGGATCATTGGGTAAGCCAAAAAAGAAGGGAGACAAGATAA
- a CDS encoding ribonuclease J, producing MESNGKQLSIFSLGGINEIGKNMYVIQYDDDIVVIDAGGKFPDETLLGIDLIIPDITYLEENRDKIRGLIVTHGHEDHIGGVAYLLKKINMPVYATRFTLGLIELKLTEHRLLGDSELISIDSDSRLDFGEIGVSFFKVNHSIPDCLGIVFNTPEGNVVHTGDFKFDLTPVNQEHADIHRMAEIGRSGVLALLSESTNAERTGFSPTEHIVGENIEEAFMKAPRKIIISTFASNVSRVQQVVAAAIKNNRKLVLLGRSMVNVVDVAIERGYLTVPEGMIANPREAVNLAPEKVCILCTGSQGEPMAALSRLSTGNYRDAEIHPEDTVILAASPIPGNERDVSKIIDNLFKLGARVIYGSGSSTGMHVSGHGYQEDLKLMLTLMKPKYFIPIHGEYRMLHHHKLLAESIGVENGHTFIIKNGDVVDIENGEARQTRRVPAGDTYVDGVGVGDIGSIVLRDRKQLSEDGMIVIVLTMSKSERKMISRPDTISRGFVYARESEDLLREINRIVEKTVNDLPEQDKSQWNVIKQSIKKSLGQYLFEKTKRKPMILPIIIEI from the coding sequence ATGGAGTCAAACGGAAAGCAGTTATCCATATTTTCTCTGGGCGGCATCAATGAAATTGGAAAAAACATGTATGTGATCCAATATGATGACGATATTGTCGTGATTGATGCTGGGGGTAAATTCCCTGATGAGACTTTATTGGGGATTGATTTGATCATTCCGGATATCACATACCTTGAGGAGAACAGGGATAAAATCCGCGGACTGATTGTAACTCATGGACATGAGGATCATATTGGCGGGGTTGCCTATCTTCTCAAAAAAATCAATATGCCGGTTTATGCTACGCGATTTACGCTAGGGCTGATTGAATTAAAATTAACGGAGCATCGCCTGCTTGGTGATTCAGAGCTAATAAGCATTGATTCTGACTCTCGCCTTGATTTCGGTGAAATAGGGGTGAGCTTTTTCAAGGTGAATCACAGCATACCAGACTGTCTGGGAATTGTTTTCAATACGCCAGAGGGTAATGTTGTCCATACCGGCGATTTTAAATTTGACTTAACACCTGTAAATCAGGAGCATGCTGATATTCATAGGATGGCTGAAATCGGCCGCAGCGGAGTGCTGGCCCTTCTTTCAGAAAGCACAAACGCTGAGCGGACTGGCTTTTCTCCAACTGAACATATTGTCGGAGAAAACATTGAGGAAGCATTTATGAAAGCACCGCGCAAAATCATCATCTCAACTTTCGCTTCCAATGTGAGCCGTGTTCAGCAGGTTGTGGCCGCCGCGATAAAAAATAACCGAAAGCTGGTCCTGCTTGGGCGAAGTATGGTAAATGTTGTGGATGTGGCCATTGAACGCGGATACCTGACAGTTCCCGAGGGGATGATTGCCAATCCAAGAGAAGCCGTGAATCTGGCTCCTGAAAAGGTGTGCATACTATGTACCGGCAGCCAGGGTGAACCGATGGCTGCCCTCTCACGCCTCTCTACAGGAAATTACCGTGATGCTGAGATTCATCCTGAGGATACCGTGATTTTAGCAGCATCCCCAATCCCGGGCAACGAACGCGATGTATCTAAAATCATTGACAATCTGTTTAAGCTGGGAGCCCGCGTGATATACGGTTCAGGAAGCTCAACAGGGATGCATGTGTCCGGCCACGGCTATCAGGAAGATTTAAAGCTTATGCTCACATTGATGAAGCCGAAATACTTTATTCCGATTCACGGTGAATACAGAATGCTTCACCACCATAAATTGCTTGCTGAATCCATCGGTGTTGAAAACGGGCATACTTTTATCATTAAAAATGGGGATGTCGTGGATATTGAGAACGGAGAAGCACGCCAGACAAGGCGGGTACCTGCCGGAGATACTTATGTTGATGGAGTGGGTGTTGGTGATATTGGCAGCATCGTGCTCCGCGACAGAAAGCAGCTGTCCGAGGATGGCATGATTGTGATCGTGCTGACCATGAGTAAGAGTGAGCGCAAAATGATATCAAGACCTGATACGATATCACGGGGTTTTGTCTACGCACGGGAATCCGAAGATCTGCTGAGAGAAATAAATCGGATTGTGGAGAAAACCGTCAATGATCTTCCAGAACAGGATAAAAGCCAGTGGAATGTCATCAAGCAGAGCATCAAGAAATCACTTGGGCAGTATTTATTTGAAAAAACAAAGCGCAAACCAATGATCCTGCCGATTATAATTGAAATTTAA
- a CDS encoding S1 domain-containing RNA-binding protein gives MSIEIGSKVQGKVTGITNFGAFVELPGGTTGLVHISEVADSYVKDVNEHLKVGDEVTVKVLSEKEGKIALSIKKAVDRPEGQSSYSQRPPRQGRDDRRGGSRDFRSKGNFKPKESFEDKMAKFLKSSEENISSLKRNTEGKRGGRGGRRG, from the coding sequence TTGTCAATCGAAATTGGAAGTAAGGTACAAGGAAAAGTAACAGGTATTACAAATTTCGGAGCTTTTGTCGAACTGCCAGGCGGTACGACAGGTCTTGTTCACATTAGTGAGGTAGCTGACAGCTATGTTAAAGATGTGAATGAGCATTTAAAAGTTGGCGATGAGGTAACTGTTAAAGTGCTTAGCGAGAAGGAAGGCAAAATTGCCCTTTCCATCAAAAAAGCAGTGGACAGACCGGAAGGCCAATCTTCTTATTCTCAGCGCCCGCCGCGCCAGGGAAGAGATGATCGCCGCGGCGGTTCCAGAGATTTCCGTTCTAAAGGAAACTTTAAGCCAAAGGAAAGCTTTGAAGACAAAATGGCAAAATTCTTAAAATCGAGTGAAGAAAATATTTCGTCATTAAAGCGCAATACTGAAGGAAAGCGGGGCGGCCGAGGCGGACGCCGCGGATAA